Within the Oncorhynchus clarkii lewisi isolate Uvic-CL-2024 chromosome 2, UVic_Ocla_1.0, whole genome shotgun sequence genome, the region CCATGCAATGCAGTGGAGTGGGGTAGAGGAAGGTGGAGTGGGGTAGAGGAAGGTGGAGCGGGGTAGAAGAAAGCGGAGCGGGGTAGAGGAAGGTAAGCGGGGTAGAGGAAGGTGGAGCGGGGTAGAGGAAGGTAAGCGGGGTAGAGGAAGGTGAAGCGGGGTAGAGGAAGGTAAGCGGGGTAGAGGAAGGTGGAGTGGGGTAGAGGAAGGTAAGCGGGGTAGAGGAAGGCGGAGCGGGGTAGAGGAAGGCGGAGCGGGGTAGAGGAAGGCGGAGCGGGGTAGAGGAAGGCGGAGCGGGGTAGAGGAAGGCGGAGCGGGGTAGAGGAAGGCGGAGCGGGGTAGATGAAGGCGGAGCGGGGTAGATGAAGGCGGAGCGGGGTAGAGGAAGGCGGAGCGGGGTAGAGGAAGGCGGAGCGGGGTAGAGGAAGGCGGAGCGGGGTAGAGGAAGGCGGAGCGGGGTAGAGGAAGGGGTTGGGGGTGAGAAAGACAGTGAGACTTTCAGTAGGTCTCAAGTGTTGCTCTCTAACTTCGTCTTTCTGTTACTTTCTGTATCCCTCTTCTTAACTcctctttccacctccccagGTTGTCCGGTgcaggtggagaggaggggtctAGAGTCTCACCTGTTAGAGTGTGAGTTCCGCAGCAGGGCGTGTCCTAGCGGCTGTGGCCACACCCTCCTCTCTGTAGACCAATCACAGCACAACTGTGTTGCGGAGCTACGAACAGAATTGGAGCTGCTTAGGTTTGTGTGTTTGAGGTGATGGATTGAGATATATTAGGATGTTATATCTGTGTCGTTCCTAACAAATCCTTGACAAAGCTGTGCCAATATTTACAATATTTTAGAACCTCAAGGGCGATGTCATTGCTTTTATATATTGGATATTGTGATTTATTGTGAcacatgcatgtgtttgtgtgtgttgcagggcagAGATGTTGGGtaaggtggaggaggtgaggCGTGAGATGGAGTCGAGGCTGGACTCTCAGAGGAGACACATGGTGCAGAAAGAGTCTCTGCTGAAGAGCGAGGTGGAGGACCTCAAGGTGACACACACTTATAATATGTACTACCtataggaatgtgtgtgtgttatgacacatccctgtgtgtgtgtgtagggccagGTGTCGAGGGTGATGTGTGATGTGCGGGCAGAGCGCCTGCGGAGACAGGAGCTGGCAGAAGCGGAGCTAGAGAAGAGGGAGCTACTGGAGTTGCTCCGGAGCCTGCAGCCATGCAGGAGACAGCGGAACAGAGACGAGCCAATCAGAGGACTGCATCAAGAAGACGGTACAATTAGGAGCCAGCTTCAAGTGGAACACCCAACCAGGGGCCTGCTGAGGGCAGGGCTAACACAGGCTTCTACCCAATCACTACCCTCGGCTTTGCCTACTCCAGCCTTATACCTGCCTACCTCCCCACAGCCAGGGGAGGGGTCACGCAAGGCCCGCCCCCGCAGCCTTACCCTCGACTGCATCAAGAGCAGAGAGGTCACCGTCATCTGAGGGGCCATTCCTAATGTTACTGGGTTATGTTCAGTAGGCACAAATGAGAGAAAATGCTTTAACTTCCCAATTCCTTCTTCATTTAACCGTCTCAAAACATTTTTATCTGGTGTGGCATCCCCTGAACGCACCCTTGATGATTGGCAGATACCTGTGACATTGCTTCAACTCAGTGAAAACCAGCCTGCTGAGATCCTAAATAAAGTCTGCTGAAACACCTCTGATCTCTGTTCCTCTTAAGGTACAATAGTCTTACTCCATCTACTCTAATGGATTGGAATTATATACAGCTCATCATGGATTTCTTACATTGCATATACACCATGCATCAATCCGTCTGTCAATCCAACCATCAATCCATccatactaacataccacagtgaggaacactaacacactacacCAGACAGCGCTCTCAATCACAGAACTTTATTGAGTCTGAACAACAATGTAAAAGAACTAAAACATAATACAACAAAttccacacatcatcatcaaTAGAATCCCACAGAGGACACGTTTCCATGGAGATGATGAACTCATTATTCCTGATTGGTCCGTTAAGAGCCGTGACGGGCTGCAGTCATTGGCCAGGTTTGTTTACCTGGTGAAGGAGCGAACGTGTCGTCCCCTCCCTCCTCCGCTGCCTCCCCCACCGCTAAACTTCCCCCCCTGggaccccctcccccctcctccctgacTTAGCCACGACAGGCCTGTACCCCCACGACCTCGAGGGGCGCGGTCCCGCGGAGCCAGGCGATATGCTCCtggaagagagggagcgagaagaaCAAGGGTGACCATCAGTAATTGTGCATGAAAGTATTATATTGTATTCATGTTGTTCTCtgaatatgtatgtgtgtgtgtgtttatacagtatgtacGTGTGCATACGAGTATGTGTGTACCTGCAGGCTGCTGGCGTGAGGGCAGGGGGCCGCGTGTGAAGTTGCTCTGCCCGCCCCTGGCATCACTGTATGTTCCTCTGTGGGTAACCGGTGGCAACGGACCACTCCACGACGTGCCACCTCGCCCACCCTCACGGCGGGCATTA harbors:
- the LOC139420450 gene encoding RING finger protein 151-like isoform X1, with protein sequence MESHRGSKTEKPGTLRKLTLLYAAVWVSGCFFSAWICVCCRMGYDLERFVGYVNEGLLCCVCRDVLERPLQAPCEHAYCDACISSWLIHHHSCPEDRLPLDISTLRPLHRYMRNDLSRLQIRCVNSGQGCDAVCCLETLHTHKDECPFTFISCSSTGCPVQVERRGLESHLLECEFRSRACPSGCGHTLLSVDQSQHNCVAELRTELELLRAEMLGKVEEVRREMESRLDSQRRHMVQKESLLKSEVEDLKGQVSRVMCDVRAERLRRQELAEAELEKRELLELLRSLQPCRRQRNRDEPIRGLHQEDGTIRSQLQVEHPTRGLLRAGLTQASTQSLPSALPTPALYLPTSPQPGEGSRKARPRSLTLDCIKSREVTVI
- the LOC139420450 gene encoding RING finger protein 151-like isoform X2, yielding MGYDLERFVGYVNEGLLCCVCRDVLERPLQAPCEHAYCDACISSWLIHHHSCPEDRLPLDISTLRPLHRYMRNDLSRLQIRCVNSGQGCDAVCCLETLHTHKDECPFTFISCSSTGCPVQVERRGLESHLLECEFRSRACPSGCGHTLLSVDQSQHNCVAELRTELELLRAEMLGKVEEVRREMESRLDSQRRHMVQKESLLKSEVEDLKGQVSRVMCDVRAERLRRQELAEAELEKRELLELLRSLQPCRRQRNRDEPIRGLHQEDGTIRSQLQVEHPTRGLLRAGLTQASTQSLPSALPTPALYLPTSPQPGEGSRKARPRSLTLDCIKSREVTVI